GAGTTAGTAAAACCTTTGATCAGTTGGACGATAACGTGTCCCGGACCACCCGGCCAAGAGGGCCGGGCCACTCCGGGGCGTGCCGTGGGTCACACGCCGTCCGGCCCCGCCCCGCCCTGACGCGTCACGTCCGGCGCTTGGCCTCCGCGGCCGCCGACCCCTCCATGAGCTTGCCGAGCAGATCGACCAGGGTCCTGCGCTCCGCGGCCGAGAGCGCGGACGCCCAGGCGCTCTCCCGCGCGTTGTGGGCGCCGAAGCCGCGCGCGATGGCGTCGCGCCCGTCGGGGGTGAGGCTGACGTTGACCGCGCGGCGATCGTGCTCGGCCCGGCGCCGGGAGACCAGCCCGTCCTTCTCCAGCGTGTTGAGGAGCGCCGAGACCGCGGCCCGGCTCATGCCGGACAGTTCGGCCGCGACCTTGGCCTCCATCGGCCCGGCGAGCCACAGCACGAACAGGACCCGGAATCCGGGCCAGGTCCAGCCGCTGGGGCGGTGGACCGACGACTCCAGGTCGTAGACGAGCATGCTCGTCGCCCGGTGCAGCGTCAGGACGAGGCGCATCGCCTCGGCGTCGACCGAGGGCATCTCGCGGACGGCCTTGTCGACTGCGTAATCGACGAACGACCAGAACGTCAGTTCATCGGGTACCGCGGAATCATGGGTCACGCGCAGCAAGACTAGCCAGGACCAGCCAGGTCACGCGGCCCGGGGACGGCGGCTCCGGCATCGGGCGGCACGGCGCAGGGGGCGGTCCGGGCAGGGCGCCGTCCGGGTCCGGCCGGCGAACCGCGCTCGCCCCGCTCCTCGGATTCCCTTTCGAGCGCGCATCCGAAAGTTTCGGAATTCATATGCGTACGCATGGACGGAGAGACAATCCGGACAGCGCCACTACGCGAGTTCACGGATAACGGTCCGGATTTACATTAGTTTTTGGACATGCTTATTCGGGCTTTTCCGCTCCGATAGTTTCGAATTTCCATTCCGAGTCGAATGAAACACCTGGTGCGGGACCCGGCCCGCGAAAGCCTCCGATCGGCCCGTGATTTCCGCTTCCCGCGCCGACACGTTCGGTGTTACGTTCATCACGCTCATGAGCGGGAGCGCTCCCACTTTCACGATCAGGCAGGCACACATCGCATCCGGAGGTGCAGGCAATGAGAGAGGAAAGACGCAGGGGGCGCAGTACCGGGCGCCGTCCTGACGGGCGTCCGGCCCGGTTCCGGTGGTGGATCGGAGCGGCCCTGACGGCGGTGTGCACGGCCGCGGGCATCGCGATCCCCTCCCCCGCTCAGGCCGACGGCGAGCTCCGCGACCTGGCCGATGCGCGGGGCTTCGAGATCGGAGCGGCGCTCGGCGTCGACCACCTGGCCAACGACAGCCGGTTCGCCGACCTCGCGGCCGCCGAGTTCAACGCCGCGACGGCCGAGAACTCCATGAAGTGGGACGCCGTCCAGCCCTCGCGCGGCCAGTTCGACTGGAGCGGCGCCGACGACTTCATGGCGTTCGCCCGGGCCAACGACCAGGCGGTGCGCGGGCACACGCTGGTCTGGCACAGCCAGCTCCCGTCATGGGTCTCCAACGGAGGCTTCGGCGCCGGCGAGCTGCGCGGCGTCATGGAGGACCACATCGACGCGGTGGCCGGGCGCTACGCCGGCCAGGTCGCCTACTGGGACGTGGTCAACGAGATGTTCAACGAGGACGGCTCCTGGCGGCAGTCGGTCTTCTACGACACCCTCGGCGAGAGCTACGTCGCCGACGCCCTGCGCATGGCCGCGGAGGCCGACCCCAACGCCGAGCTCTACCTGAACGACTACAACATCGATGGCATCAACGCCAAGAGCGACGCCTACTACGACCTGGCCCGCTCCCTGCTGAACCAGGGCGTCCCGCTCGACGGCATCGGCATGCAGGCCCACCTCATCAACGGCCAGATCCCCAGTGACATGCAGCGCAACATCCAGCGCTTCGCCGACCTGGGCCTGGACGTGGCGATCACCGAGCTCGACATCCGCATCCAGATGCCGGCGAGCCAGAGCGAACTGGAGCAGCAGGCGCAGGGCTACCGCACGGTCATGGACGCCTGCATGGCGGTCGACCGCTGCATCGGCGTCACCGTCTGGGGGATCGTCGACCAGTACTCCTGGGTGCCGGACGTGTTCGACGGATATGGCGCGCCACTCCTGTTCAACGACTCCTACCAGCCCAAACCGGCCTACTACGCCGTCCAGGAGGCGCTGGGCGGCGACGGTGATGACGGTGGCGGCGGCGACGACGGCGACGACGGACCCGGCGGTCCCTGCGAGGTCGACTACTCGGTCCAGAACGAGTGGAACAGCGGGTTCACCGGCCAGGTCTCCTTCACGCACAACGGCTCCTCGGCGCTCGACGGCTGGGAGCTGCAGTGGACCTTCCCCTCCGGCCAGCAGGTGACCAGCGGCTGGTCGGGCGAATGGTCGCAGTCCGGTTCCACGGTGACCGTCTCCAACGCGAGCTGGAACGCGGCGGTCCAGTCGGGCGGCTCGGTCAGCGTCGGCTTCAACGCCTCCCACAACGGCGGCAACACCGCGCCGACCGCGTTCACCCTCAACGGGCAGTCCTGCGCCGTCTCGTGATCGCCGTTCCCTGACCCTTCCCCCTGCTCACCGCCGCCGGACCGGCCGATCGGCATTCCCGGTCCGACCGGTCCGGCGTCGGCCTTCGACGTCGCAGTCGAGCCCCGGCCGTTCGCGGCCGGGGCTCAGTGCCGCGCAACGGCGACGGGGCTGCGCTCCCGGCTCTGACGTGCGGGCCGGTTCCGCGGAGCGCGGTCGGCCCGGTCGCCGGAGCCTGCGATGCCGACTCCGTTGCCGTTGTTGTCGTCGAGTTCTCGCCGATTCCGGTTTACGGCGCCTCTGCTCGGAAAGCCGCTCATCATGCCGCCGGACCCGGCCGGGCGGCGCGTACCGAGACACAGGCGTTACCGGGAATCCCGCAACGGCAACCGAGGAGACGGCGGTGGAGGCGTTCGGACCGGCGCTCGTCCTGCTCGCGGTCGCCGTGCTCGCGGTCGCCGGCGCGTACGGCGCCTCGGCCGCCGTCCGCCTGTCCTACGCGCCGGTCACGTGCGAGGCGTTCCTGTCGGGAACGCCGGTCACCGAGCACGCGGTGTCGCGCTACCACGTGCGGTGGTACGCGGTGACCATGCTGTTCCTCGCCTTCGACATGGAGATGGTCTTCATGTACCCGTGGGTGCTCGTCGTCGGCGAAATGGGGGCGAAGGCCGTCGTCGAGATGTTCCTGTTCCTCGCCGTACTGGTCGCCGCGGTGGTCTACGCCTGGCGCGAGGGGGCGTTTCGGTGGACCTGACGGGATGGCTGCTCCGCCGGGCGAGGCCCCGCCCGTTCGTCGTCACCGCCGTCGGCGGCACCCGGACCCGGCTGGCCGCGGAACGCGAGCTGCGCAGGCGCGCGTGGAGGCAGGCGCTCAGCCCGGCCGAGGCCGACGTGCTCCTGGTGTGCGGGCCGCGCGACCCGGAGCTGACCGAGGCCGTCGACCGCCTGTGGGACCAGATGCCGGGGCCGCGCGCCCGGGTCCGGGCGGTCGCGCGGGAGGACGTCGCCCGGGCACTCGACCAGGCGCGCGGCGCGCTCCTCGACGCCGCCGCCCAGCGCCGCGACGCGGCGGCCAGGCTCCGCCCCGCGCACACGCGCGAACCGGCGGCATCGGCGGGCTCCGGTGACCACGGTGAGCACGGCGGCCACGGCGACTCCCCCGATGGGGCACCCGATTCCCCCGATGAGGCGCCCGATGCCGACGGGCACTCCGGCCACGAAAACGACGCCGAGCAGAGCGACCCCCGTGCCGACCACGACCGGAACGGCGGAGACACCGGACACGGCGGTCAGCACGAGGAGCACACCGGGCACGGCGGACACGGCGGGCACGGCGGCGGCATGGAGATGCCCGGCGGCCTGCCCATGGCCGACCGCGGTGCGGACCGCGACGGCCTCGCACTCGACCGGCTTCATCTCGCCCTCGGCCCGGCCCTGCCGGACTGGCCGGCCGGGCTGCGCGTGTCACTGACCGTCCAGGGCGACGTGGTCCAGGACGCCGAAGCCGCCGTCGTCGGCGCCGTCCCCGCGGACGCGCCGCGGTTCTGGAGCGAGCCGGTGCCGGACGAGGAGGACCGGCCGGACCGGCTCCGCACCGATGCGGCCGCCGCCCTGGACAGCCTGCAGCGGCTGCTGGCGGTCGCCGGCTGGCCGGACGCCTCCACCACGGCCCGCCGGCTGCGTGACGACCTGCTGGATGCGCGTCCGCAGGACACCTGGCGCGGGGCGTGCGCGCGCTGGGCGCGGACGGTGCGCCGATCTCGGACGCTGCGCTGGTCCACCGACGGACTCGGCCCGATCGCGCAGGCGGGACCGGCTGCGGTGCGGGGCGATGCGACGGCCCGGTGGAACCGGTGGCTCGACGCGGTCGACGCGGCCTCTGCGTCCCGCGCGGCGGATCCGCGCTTCCCCGCTCCGAGCGATCCGGGCGAGGGGCGGGGGGCTCAGGCGCGCGCCGTCCTGGACCTGCTGCCGTCGCTGCTGGTCGGACGGGAACTGGCTGCGGTGCGCCTCATCGTGGCGTCGCTGGACCCCGACCTGGAGGCCCTCGACGCGCACCGGGCGGAGGCCGGTCATGGGTGAGTCCGCGCAGTCCATGCCGCTGTGGGGGGTCGTGCTGCTCCCCGTCGCGCTGCTGCTCCTGGGCTACTGGGCGGCCGCGTGGTCGGCGGTCCTGACCGCTCGGGCCGCGGGCACACCCGCTCTGGGCGCACTGGCCGCGCCGGCCCGCGAGTCGGCGCGGCTCCTGGTGCAGCAGCGCCGGACCGTTCCCGGCGCCGACCCCCTGCTGTGGCGCGTCGGCGGCGCCGTCGTGCCGGTCGCCGCGGTGCTGGCCGTCCTGGTGGTTCCGGTCGCGGGCCGCGCGGCCGGCGACCTGTCGGTCGGCGTCGTCTGGTTCAACGCCATGGAGGTCCTGATCTGGGCCGCGGTGTGGACGGTCGGATGGGGCGCCAACTCGGTGTGGGGGCTGGTGGGCGCCTACCGGTTCCTCGCCCAGGGGCTGGCCTACGAACTCCCGCACATGTTCGCGCTGATCACCGCCGCGCTGGGGGCCGGATCGCTGCGGGTGAGCGACATCGCCGCCGCGCAGGGCGGGCTGTGGTTCGCCGTGCTGATGCCCGTGGCCTTCGGCGTGTACCTGGTGTCGTCGCTGGCCATGGCCTACTGGGGGCCGTTCGACCAGGCCGTGGGGCGCGACCTGTCCGGCGGGGCCGCGGCGGAGCTTTCGGGCGTGGATCGCCTGGTGTTCTGCGTCGGCCGATATCTGATGCTCGCCGCGGCCGCGGCCATGGCCGTCCCGCTGTTCCTCGGCGGCGGCGCGGGCCCGCTGCTGCCCGAATGGGCGTGGTCGGTGGTCAAGACGGCCGCGGTGCTGGCGCTGCTGGTGTGGCTGGGCCACCGGCTGCCGACCGTGCGCATGGACCGCTTCACCGAGGTCGGGTGGGTGGTCCTGGTGCCGTTGACGCTGCTGCAGGCGCTCGTGGTCGCGATTTTCGTACTGGTCGGTTGGTAGAGGAGGCCGGAGATGGTGCAGACGGTCGTGTTCGCGATCTGCGCGGTGGCGTCGGTGGCCGCCGGCGTCGCGGTGTTCCGGGTCGACTCCATGGCGAGGGCGACGCTCGCGCTGCTCGCCTCCTTCGTGTTCGCGGCGGTCACCCTCCTGCTGCTGGAGCTGTCCTACCTGGGGATCCTGGTCGTCCTCATGATGGTCATGGAAATGATGATCATGGTCGTCTTCATGGTCATGTACATGATGAACCCGGCCGGGCTGATGCCGATGACCATGGTGCACAACAACCGGGGCGCCCTGGCGATCTCGATCGGCGTCTTCGTCGCCCTGGCGGCGGGCATCCTGCTCCTCCCGTGGCCGACGCCGGGCCCGCCGGCGCCCGGCGACCCGACGAGAGATCTGGCCGAGGCGATCATGGGCTCGAAGATGCTCGTCATGATGGTCATCGGCATGGTGCTGTTCGCGACGATGGTGGCCGCGACCGTCCTGGCCACCGACCGCGGCCGCTACGACCGCTACGGCGACGACCTGCGCCGCCGCGAGCCCGACGACCCGATCCGGGGCGGTGTGGGCCGATGAGTCTTGAGCTGTTCCTGCTGCTGGCCGCGGCGCTGCTGGCCGTCGGCCTGTACGGGGCGCTGAGCCAGCAGTCGATCGTGATGATCATGATGGGGCTGGAGCTGATGATCAACGCGGTGATCGTCGCCGCGGCCGCCTTCTGGTTCTACACCTCGGCCGACCGCCCCGACGGCCAGGTCCTGGTCCTGGTCGCGGTGGCCGCCATGGCGGTGGAGATGGCCATGGGCTTCGCCGTGACGACCGCGATCTTCCGGGCCCGCGACGTCGACATGGTCGACTCGGCCGCGGACCTGAAGGACTGAGGGCCCATGGCGCTGCTGCTCTGGCTCCTGGTGGGGCTGCCCGCGGCCACCGGCCTCGCCCTGCTGGCGGCGGGCCGCCGGGCCGACCGGATCGCCGCGCCGCTGGCCGTGGGCGCGGCCGCCGCCGCTGTGGGGCTCGGTGCCGCCGCAGCGGTCATGCGCCCGAGCGTCTCGACTCCGATGCTGCCCGGGGTGCCCGCGGGCCTCGCGGTCGACGGGCTCTCGGCGGTCATGGTCGTGGTGGTTCCTGGGATCCTGCTCGCCGTGGCGCTGTTCGCGGCCGGCGACATCGGCGCCGGCCAGGCGCGGGCGCGCTTCCACGGGCTGCTGCTGGTCTTCGCCGCGGCGATGCTGGTCACGGTCACCGCCACCGACCTGCTCGCGCTGCTCGCCGGCTGGGAGGTGATGGGGGCGACGTCCTATGCCCTCATCGCCTACTGGTGGAGCGATCGGGCGCGGGTGCGGTCGGCGACGCTGGCGTTCGTGACCACGCGCGCCGCCGATCTCGGCCTCTACCTCGCGGCCGGCGCGGCCCTCGCGGGCGGCGCCGCGGCCCTGGACATCGCCGCGCTGCCCGACCTCAGCGGCGCGTGGCGCGGCATCGCCGTCGCCGGTCTGGTCGTCGCGGCACTGGGCAAGTCCGCGCAGCTCCCGTTCAGCTTCTGGCTGTCGCATGCCATGGCGGGGCCGAGCCCGGTCTCGGCGATGCTGCACTCGGCCACGATGGTCGCGGCAGGCGGCTACCTGCTGCTGCGGGTGCGGCCCTCGCTGGAGGCGGTCGCCTGGGCGGGCCCGGCCGTGGCCTGGATCGGAGTACTCACCGCGCTCGTGCTGGGCGTGGTCGCCCTCGCCCAGTCCGACCTCAAGCAACTGCTGGCCGCCTCGACCTGCTCCCAGATCGGCTTCATCGTGCTCGCCGCGGGAGCCGGCGCGATCGCGGGCGGAACGCTGCAGTTCACCGCGCACGCCACCGTCAAGAGCCTGCTGTTCCTCGCCGCCGGGGCGTGGCTGGCGGCGCTGGGCACCGAGCACCTCGCGGATCTGCGGGGAGCGGCCCGCCGGTACCCGCTGGTCGGCGCGGCGTTCTCGGTCGGCGCGCTGACCCTGGGCGGACTGCCGCCGCTGTCGATCTGGGTGGCCAAGGACGAGATTCTGGCCGCCGCCCTGGCCCGGTCGCCCGTGCTCTACGCCGTGGGACTGGCGGCCGCGGCCGTCAGCGCCGCCTACGCGGCGAAGGCGCTGTTCACGGTCTGGGCACGCCCCGCTGCGGGACCGGCCGCCGAAGGGGCCGGGCCGGGCCCCGCCGGGCTGTCGCCGCTGCACCGGCTGCCCCTGCCGGTCCTCGCCGCCGGGGCGGTGGGGCTCGCTGCGCTCGCGCTGCCGCCGGTGGCCTCGTGGTGGCGCCGGGTGCTCGGCGCCTCAGCCGAGCACGGCCCGGCCGCCTGGGAGACGGCGCTGTCGGCCGCGGTGAGCGTCGCGGTGGTCGCGGCCGTCGGGTGGGCGCTTCGGCGCCCCGCCGCCGAGCGCCCGAGCGCGTCCGGCTCCGCGGCCCGGTGGGTGGGCGGCTGGCTGTGGCTGGAGCGGGTCGCGCTCGGCGGCGTCGCCGCTCCCACCATGGCGCTGGCGCGCGGCCTCGCCGCGTTCGACGACCGGGTCGTCGCCGGTGCGGTCCGCTCGGGCGCGGCGGGCGGCGTGCGGCTGGCCCTGTTGACCGATGCGCGCACCGAGGCCGGTGTGGAGGGCGCGGTGCGGGCGGTGGCCGCCGGCGCGCGCGCCCTGGGCGGGTGGGCCCGGCGCCCGCAGACCGGGCTGCTGCACCAGTACTACGCCCAGGCCGTCGTCGCCCTGGCCGTTCTCGCCGCCGTCTTCATCCTGATGAGGTGACCGTGCTCTCCGTCGTGGTGTTCCTGCCCCTGGCCGCGGCGGCGCTGCTGCTGGCGCTGCCCCGCCTGCCCGACCGCGCCGCCGCCTGGACGTGGGTCGCGGTGGCCGCGGTCGACTTCGCCCTCGTGGTCGCGATGTGGATCGGCTACGAGAACGGCACCGGCGTGACCGGCGGGATCGCCTATGAGACGCACCTGCGCTGGATCCCCAGCGTCGGATCGGGCTACCACGTCGGGGTGGACGGGCTGTCGCTGCCGCTGGTGGCGATGACGGCGCTGCTGTTCCTCGCGGGCGCGATCCACTCGCTGCGGGAACGGCGCAGGGTCCGGGCCTACGTCGTGCTGTTCCTGTTCCTGCAGACGGTGTCGCTGGGCCTGTTCACCGCCCTGGACCTGATCCTGTTCTTCGTCTTCTTCGACCTGTCCATCGTCGGCATGTACTTCGTCATCGCCGGCTGGGGGCACGGCGACGCCGTCCGCTCGGCGCTGCAGTTCTTCCTCTACACCTTCGTCGGTTCGCTCGCGCTGCTGCTGGGCTTCATCGGCCTCTACCTCGCCGCCGACCCGCGCACCTTCGACATGGTGGAGCTGGCGCGGCAGACCCCGCTGGACGGGCGCGCGCTCGCGGGCGCGCTGGTGCTGCTGGCGATCAGCGTGGGGCTGGCCGTCAAGACCCCCACGGTGCCCTTCCACACCTGGCTGCCGCCGGCCCACACCGACGCGCCGGCGGTCGGCTCGGCGATCCTGGCCGGGGTGCTGCTGAAGATGGGCACCTACGGGTTCGTCCGCATCGCCATGCCGATCCTGCCCGAGGCCTGGCGCAGCCACGCCATGGTGTTCGTGGTCGTCGGGGTGGTCTCGGTACTCTACGGCGCGCTGGTGGCGCTGGCCCAGACCGACTTCAAGCGGATGGTCGCCTACACCTCGGTCAACCACATGGGCTACATCATCCTGGGCCTCGGCGCCGCCGGGATGGCCGCGGGCGCCGATGTCCAGGCCGGGACGCTGGCCGTGACCGGCGCGGTCACCCAGATGGTCGCCCACGGGCTGCTCACCGGTTCGCTGTTCCTCATCGCCGGGGTGCTGTACGCGCGCGGCGGCACCTACGACATGGCCTCCTACGGCGGCCTGGCAGGCACCATGCCGAAGTTCGCGCTGCTCACCGCCACCGCGGCGTTCGGCTCGCTCGGGCTCCCCGGGCTCGCCGGCTTCATCGCCGAGTTCCAGATCTTCACCGGAAGCCTGGCCTCGGCGCCGGTCCCCACAGCGCTGGCCTTCCTCGGCATCCTCATCACCGCCGCGCTGTACCTGCGCGCGCTGCAACGCGTCCTCCTGGGCCGGCGCACCGGGCCGGCCTCCGACCGGTTCGCGGACCTGTCGGCTCCCGAGGCGTTCTCGATCGCCCCGCTGGTCGTGCTCGCCGTCGTCATCGGCGTCCTGCCGAGGTTCCTGCTGGACGTCATCGAGCCCGCCGCCCGCACCGTGGTCACGCTGGTGGCGCCGTGAACGGCATGAGCGGCGTGGAGCCCGGCGCGCTGCTACCCGAGATCGCGCTCGCGGTCGGCGCGGTCGCCGCCCTGCTCACGGGCAGTTGGACGCCGCGCCGGCGCCAGTGGGTCACGCGCTGGATCGCGGTCGCGGCCACGGCGGCCGCGGTGGCCGCCGCGGCCGCGGCCATGGCCCGGCCCGCAGAGGTCACCGCGACCGGCGGCTACGCGCTCGACCTCGGCACGCACCTGGCCCGGCTGGTGGTCGCGGCCGGAACCCTGGTCACGGCGCTGATCGCCGCCGACCACGTGGCGGGGCACCGGCGCGAGAGCGAGTTCCACGTCCTGCTGCTGCTCGGCGCGCTCGGCACCGTCGTCATGGCCGGGGCGAGCGACCTGCTGGTGCTGACGGCCGGCTACCTGCTGGCCAGCATCCCGATCTACGCCCTGGTCGGCTTCGGCAAGGACGCCCGCGGCACCGAGGCCGCGCTGAAGTACTACCTCATGGGCGCGCTGTCCGGCGTGCTGCTGCTGTCCGGTGTCACGGTCGTGTTCGGCGCGGGCGGGGCGACCGACTACGCGACGCTCGCCGAAACGCTGCCCGCCGCGCCTTCGAGCGCCGTGGCGGTGGGGACGGTCGCCCTGCTCGCAGGGCTGCTGTTCAAGTCCGGCGCGGTGCCCGCGCACTTCTGGATCCCCGACGCCACCCAGGGCGCGCCCTCCCCCGTGGCGGCCTTCATCACCACGGTGCCCAAGATCGGCGCGCTCGTGGCCGTCTACCGGTTCGGTGGCCAGGCGCTGGCCGGTGCGGCCGTGGACTGGCCGCTGTTCGCCGCCGTGCTGGCCGCGGCCAGCATGACGCTGGGCAACCTGGCCGCGTTCTTCCAGGACGACGTCCGCCGCCTGCTCGCCTACTCCACCATCAGCCAGATCGGCTACCTGCTCATGGCGGTGGCCGCGGCCCGCGCCGCCGAGTCGGCGCTGCCGAGCCTGCTGTTCTACCTGGCCGCCTACACCGTGACCAACCTCGGCGCCTTCGCCGTGGTGTGCGCGCTGCCGCGGGCGCGCGCGATCGCCGACTACATCGGGCTGCTGCGCCGCCGCCCCCGGATGGCGCTCAGCCTGATCGTCTGCCTGCTGGGCCTGGTCGGCACGCCGCCGACCGCGGTGTTCATCGGAAAGCTGACGGTGTTCACCGCGGCGCTGGACGCCGGGCTCGGCTGGCTGGTCGTGGTCGCCGCGGTCAACACCGTGGCCAGCCTCTTCTACTACCTGCGCTGGATCCTGCCCGTCTTCCGGGCCGCCCCCGCCCGCGAAGGAGCGGACGGCGCCGCGGAGCCGTCGGGGGACGTCGCCCGCTGGAGCGCCGGCATCGCCGTCACGGCGGCCGCGGCGTCACTGGGCCTGGGCGTGGCCTCCTCCCCCGTCCTCGGCCTCCTGCAGTCCGGCGCCCTCCTCCCCTGACCCCGGCCCTTCTCGATACGGGGAAGGACGTACCCGGCCGGCGCGGCAGCCGGAAGCCCGCGGTACGCCGCACGGCCGGCCCTCCGACCATCTACCCTCACCCTGAGAGACCGTCCTACTACAGCAAGCGGGGTCCGTGTGCGCAGCTTCTGGGAGTCCGCCGTCCCCTCACCCGAGACCATGCGCCGGTACCGCGAGCAAGGCTGGTGGCGCGACACCACCTACTCCGACGATCTCCGCGAGGCCGCCGCCGAGGATCCGGACGGCACCGCACTGCTGACCTGGCGCCAGAGCCAGAACCGGCTGATCCGGTTGACCTTCGCGGAATTCGACGCCCGCGCCGACGCCGTGGCCGCGGCGCTGGGCGATCTGGGCGTCCGCCGTGGTGATGTCGACACCGGGGAGAAGCTCGCCACCGAATTCGGGAGCGAATTGCGAATACACGGATTGTCTTTACCCTGCCGACCACAGGGAAAACCGCAACATCCCAGGTGAGCGATGGTGTGCTGGCTCCCCTAAGTGCATAGGCAAGGAAATGGCCCCGCGAATACGCTAAGGCCGCACAAGAGGTGGACTTCCTCATTACAGGTGCCGGGGCGCTTCGACGTCAGCCACCGTCGCGCCGCCGTGGACATGCATCGGCAACTGAGTGGGTGACCGTGAGCGCCTCCGGCTGTCGCCGGTTCCGTTCCGACCACGGTGACGAGTCTTGCCCTGCGATGCCGTCGCCACTTCCCGCGCGCGAGTGAAACCGGCCCCTCCCCAGGGGGAGACAGACGGGCCGCCACGTCGGGGCCCACCCCCTTCAGCTCCGGCAGCGCCGGGCCACCCGCAGGCCGCGCAGGACCTCCACCCGGCCGTCGCGCGGGTCGTTGTCTACAGATCCCAGGGCGGCGAGTGGTCGGGACGGGGAGCAGGCTCCGAGTGCGGCGTCAGGCGGCGGAGCGGGCCGTGTAACGGACGGGCAGGGCGTTCAGGCCGCGTATGAGGTGGCCGGGGCGCCAGGTGAGGTCGGTGACCGCGACGTCGAGGGCGATGTTTTCCAACCGGGAGAGCAGGGACTCGAAGGCGACCTGCCCTTCGAGCCTGGCCAGTGGCGCTCCGAGGCAGTAGTGGATGCCGTGGCCGAAGGCGAGGTGGCCGCCGGCGTCGCGGGTGATGTCGAGGTGATCGGCTCCGTCGTAGCGGGCGGGGTCGTGGTCGGCGGAGCCCAGAGCGACGAGTACGAGCTGATGGGCGGGGATCGTGACGCCGGCGATGGTGACGGGCTCGGTGGTGAACCGCGCGGTGGCGGTGTTGACCGGTCCGTCGAAGCGCAGGAACTCCTCAACGGCAGCGGGGATCAGCCCCGGGTCGGCGCGCAGCTTCGCCATCTGCTCGGGACGGGCCAGCAGCGCGAGCAGGCCGTTTCCGATGAGGTTGACGGTGGTCTCGTGGCCGGCCACCAGGAGCAGGAACGCCATGGAGACCAGTTCGGACTCGCTGAGGCGGCCCTCCTCGTCCTGGACCTCGATCAAGGCGCTCAGCAGATCGGCGCCCGCTTCGGCGCGTTTGGCCGACAGCAGACGGCGCAGGTAGGCGTTCATCTCCTCGGCGGCCCCGGCCGATTGCTCGGGGGTGCTCGTGGACACCAGCGCGTTGGACCACGTCCGAAAGTCGTCCCGGTCCTCGACCGGAACCCCCAGCAGCTCGCAGATGACCATCACCGGCAGTGGGAAGGCCAAGGCGTCGATGACATCGGTGCGGCCGGTGGCGGGGAAGTCACCGATGAGTCGGTCGGCGATCTCGCGCACCCGGGTCCGCAGTCCTTCCACGCGCCGTGCCGTGAACGCGCGGGAGACGAGCTTGCGCAGCCGGGTGTGATCGGGCGGATCGCTGTTGAGCATGTGCGCGTTCAGCATCTGCGCCACCTCACCGCGCAGGGGAGGTTCCGTCTCCGCGTGCCGGTCCTGCACCGCGCGCCGGGCCGCTCTCGGGTCCTTCGCCAGCCGTCCATCGGTCAGTGCCGCACGCGCGTGCTCGTAGCGGGTGATCAACCAGGCTGGCGCGCCACCGGGCAGGAGCGCCCGCACGACCGGGCCCCGCTCGCGCAGCCGCGCATACACGGCGTAGGGATCACGCGTGAACTCCTCGCCCAACTCGACCGGTCCGTCCGCGCCCGCCATGGTGCCCACCACCAATCCACGGCCCGTCGATTCCGCACCGAGCGGCAACGGACTCCGCGACTCGCCCAATCCCGTATCCACCGTCCCGGCCCCGCGCCGATCCACAGACGCGCCCCTGAAGGCGGTCTCGGAGGGCCACGGACCCGGAACCAGTGTAGGGCGGCCGCCGGGCGCCTTCCTCCAGGACCGGAGTCAGCTTAAGAACAGCACGGATAAGGCCTGGTGGCGCCACCGGTTCGGTTCCCACCGAGGTGTCAGCGGCGCTTGACCCGAATGGCGATGCCCGCCCAGGACACCGCCACGATGCACGCGGCGACGACGCGGGACGCGAACAGGTACTTCTCGGGGTAAAGCACTCCGGTGATGTAGTAGTCGATGAACCCGTGCGGCATGTGATGCGCGACGG
This sequence is a window from Spinactinospora alkalitolerans. Protein-coding genes within it:
- a CDS encoding complex I subunit 4 family protein, translated to MTVLSVVVFLPLAAAALLLALPRLPDRAAAWTWVAVAAVDFALVVAMWIGYENGTGVTGGIAYETHLRWIPSVGSGYHVGVDGLSLPLVAMTALLFLAGAIHSLRERRRVRAYVVLFLFLQTVSLGLFTALDLILFFVFFDLSIVGMYFVIAGWGHGDAVRSALQFFLYTFVGSLALLLGFIGLYLAADPRTFDMVELARQTPLDGRALAGALVLLAISVGLAVKTPTVPFHTWLPPAHTDAPAVGSAILAGVLLKMGTYGFVRIAMPILPEAWRSHAMVFVVVGVVSVLYGALVALAQTDFKRMVAYTSVNHMGYIILGLGAAGMAAGADVQAGTLAVTGAVTQMVAHGLLTGSLFLIAGVLYARGGTYDMASYGGLAGTMPKFALLTATAAFGSLGLPGLAGFIAEFQIFTGSLASAPVPTALAFLGILITAALYLRALQRVLLGRRTGPASDRFADLSAPEAFSIAPLVVLAVVIGVLPRFLLDVIEPAARTVVTLVAP
- a CDS encoding proton-conducting transporter transmembrane domain-containing protein, giving the protein MALLLWLLVGLPAATGLALLAAGRRADRIAAPLAVGAAAAAVGLGAAAAVMRPSVSTPMLPGVPAGLAVDGLSAVMVVVVPGILLAVALFAAGDIGAGQARARFHGLLLVFAAAMLVTVTATDLLALLAGWEVMGATSYALIAYWWSDRARVRSATLAFVTTRAADLGLYLAAGAALAGGAAALDIAALPDLSGAWRGIAVAGLVVAALGKSAQLPFSFWLSHAMAGPSPVSAMLHSATMVAAGGYLLLRVRPSLEAVAWAGPAVAWIGVLTALVLGVVALAQSDLKQLLAASTCSQIGFIVLAAGAGAIAGGTLQFTAHATVKSLLFLAAGAWLAALGTEHLADLRGAARRYPLVGAAFSVGALTLGGLPPLSIWVAKDEILAAALARSPVLYAVGLAAAAVSAAYAAKALFTVWARPAAGPAAEGAGPGPAGLSPLHRLPLPVLAAGAVGLAALALPPVASWWRRVLGASAEHGPAAWETALSAAVSVAVVAAVGWALRRPAAERPSASGSAARWVGGWLWLERVALGGVAAPTMALARGLAAFDDRVVAGAVRSGAAGGVRLALLTDARTEAGVEGAVRAVAAGARALGGWARRPQTGLLHQYYAQAVVALAVLAAVFILMR
- a CDS encoding NADH-quinone oxidoreductase subunit N codes for the protein MSGVEPGALLPEIALAVGAVAALLTGSWTPRRRQWVTRWIAVAATAAAVAAAAAAMARPAEVTATGGYALDLGTHLARLVVAAGTLVTALIAADHVAGHRRESEFHVLLLLGALGTVVMAGASDLLVLTAGYLLASIPIYALVGFGKDARGTEAALKYYLMGALSGVLLLSGVTVVFGAGGATDYATLAETLPAAPSSAVAVGTVALLAGLLFKSGAVPAHFWIPDATQGAPSPVAAFITTVPKIGALVAVYRFGGQALAGAAVDWPLFAAVLAAASMTLGNLAAFFQDDVRRLLAYSTISQIGYLLMAVAAARAAESALPSLLFYLAAYTVTNLGAFAVVCALPRARAIADYIGLLRRRPRMALSLIVCLLGLVGTPPTAVFIGKLTVFTAALDAGLGWLVVVAAVNTVASLFYYLRWILPVFRAAPAREGADGAAEPSGDVARWSAGIAVTAAAASLGLGVASSPVLGLLQSGALLP
- a CDS encoding cytochrome P450 family protein, with protein sequence MAGADGPVELGEEFTRDPYAVYARLRERGPVVRALLPGGAPAWLITRYEHARAALTDGRLAKDPRAARRAVQDRHAETEPPLRGEVAQMLNAHMLNSDPPDHTRLRKLVSRAFTARRVEGLRTRVREIADRLIGDFPATGRTDVIDALAFPLPVMVICELLGVPVEDRDDFRTWSNALVSTSTPEQSAGAAEEMNAYLRRLLSAKRAEAGADLLSALIEVQDEEGRLSESELVSMAFLLLVAGHETTVNLIGNGLLALLARPEQMAKLRADPGLIPAAVEEFLRFDGPVNTATARFTTEPVTIAGVTIPAHQLVLVALGSADHDPARYDGADHLDITRDAGGHLAFGHGIHYCLGAPLARLEGQVAFESLLSRLENIALDVAVTDLTWRPGHLIRGLNALPVRYTARSAA